A genome region from bacterium includes the following:
- a CDS encoding serine/threonine protein kinase: MSLSPGTRLGHFEITARIGSGRLGEVYRAQDTELDRAVAIKVLPEAAALDTGWLASLEQKVQTLASLSHPNIGALHSLEEEDGFRFLVVEFVVGKMLADSLKIDPLSVNGALTLFIQVAKALETAHGNRIIHGNLKPDNIKIIPPGGVKVLDFGLAASIQTLPSGSSTAGDSDGTTTCLSPEQVRGQEADERADIWAFGCCLYETLTGRAPFGGETDSDRTAGIPEQDPNWDLLPSILPEAVGDLIRRCLETEPESRFNSAGEMLTVLEEAHEALKRAPAPVLPKQELSITALLPIVLSILIVIVGFAGAYWLSISN, encoded by the coding sequence ATGAGTCTGTCTCCAGGGACACGTCTTGGTCATTTTGAAATCACTGCCCGTATCGGTTCCGGAAGACTTGGCGAGGTGTATCGCGCCCAGGATACCGAGTTGGACCGCGCGGTGGCGATCAAGGTTCTGCCGGAAGCTGCCGCACTCGATACGGGGTGGCTCGCTTCACTCGAGCAGAAAGTTCAGACCTTAGCGTCGCTGAGCCATCCGAATATCGGAGCCCTCCATAGCCTGGAGGAAGAAGATGGATTTCGGTTCCTCGTCGTTGAATTCGTCGTCGGGAAGATGCTCGCCGATAGCCTCAAGATAGATCCGCTTTCGGTCAACGGAGCACTGACGCTTTTCATTCAAGTAGCAAAAGCGCTGGAGACGGCTCATGGGAATCGCATCATTCACGGCAACCTGAAGCCGGACAACATCAAGATTATTCCGCCGGGAGGAGTCAAGGTTCTTGATTTCGGCCTGGCAGCATCCATCCAAACGCTTCCGTCCGGTTCCTCCACAGCTGGCGACTCCGATGGAACCACCACGTGTTTGAGTCCGGAGCAAGTCCGTGGACAGGAGGCTGATGAGCGCGCGGACATCTGGGCTTTCGGATGTTGCCTGTACGAGACGCTGACTGGACGTGCACCCTTCGGTGGCGAGACGGACTCTGATCGAACGGCCGGAATTCCGGAGCAGGATCCGAACTGGGATCTGCTGCCGAGCATTCTTCCTGAAGCCGTGGGCGATCTCATTCGACGCTGTCTGGAAACAGAACCTGAAAGCCGTTTCAACAGTGCGGGCGAAATGCTCACCGTCCTTGAAGAAGCCCACGAAGCTCTGAAGCGGGCCCCCGCACCCGTCTTGCCAAAACAGGAACTCTCCATCACCGCGCTGCTACCCATCGTTCTGAGTATTCTCATCGTAATCGTAGGCTTCGCCGGCGCCTACTGGCTCAGCATATCGAACTAG